One Hyphomicrobium sp. CS1GBMeth3 DNA segment encodes these proteins:
- a CDS encoding PleD family two-component system response regulator, translated as MTARVLVVDDILANIKLLQARLEAEYFEVISASNGLDALEICQRERVDVVLLDVMMPGIDGFEVCRRLKASPLTLHIPVVMVTALDQASDKIQGLDCGADDFLTKPVDDIALVTRVKSLARLKMLNDEMLMRVVTSRQMGLADNDTLARILADKPARVLVVDDHPRSSSRVMSALAKHHEAYIESDPQAALLHVAENPFDLLVVALTLEHSDGLRFCSQVRSLDRTRHVPILLMVDPGDEARLIRGLDMGVNDYLMRPVDRHELLARVRTQVRRKRFSDHLRNQIRESVELSVTDPLTGLYNRRYMERHLKTLIADAERTGRSLSILIADIDHFKRVNDTYGHDVGDLVLKEFSDRFRRYTRGVDLACRLGGEEFLIIMPDTDKVVARQVAERVRECVAVHPFSIGPGEETWVTASVGLATWEGEGDTSEALFKRADSALYVAKRQGRNQVVADAA; from the coding sequence ATGACTGCTCGAGTTCTGGTCGTCGACGATATTCTGGCCAATATCAAGCTCCTGCAGGCACGCCTCGAGGCTGAGTACTTCGAGGTCATTTCAGCATCCAACGGCCTCGATGCCCTTGAGATCTGCCAGCGCGAGCGGGTCGACGTCGTGCTGCTCGACGTCATGATGCCCGGCATCGATGGCTTCGAGGTCTGCCGCCGGCTCAAGGCCTCGCCGTTGACGCTGCACATCCCGGTGGTGATGGTCACCGCGCTCGATCAAGCGTCGGACAAGATCCAGGGCCTCGACTGCGGGGCGGACGATTTTCTCACCAAGCCGGTCGATGACATCGCGCTCGTGACGCGCGTGAAGAGCCTTGCACGGCTCAAGATGCTCAACGACGAAATGCTGATGCGCGTCGTCACGAGCCGCCAGATGGGGCTCGCGGACAACGACACGCTGGCGCGTATTCTCGCCGACAAGCCGGCGCGTGTGCTTGTCGTCGACGATCATCCGCGCTCGTCGTCGCGTGTCATGTCGGCGCTCGCGAAGCATCACGAAGCCTATATCGAGTCCGATCCGCAAGCGGCGCTTCTGCATGTGGCTGAAAATCCGTTCGATCTTCTGGTGGTGGCGCTTACGCTCGAGCACTCGGACGGGCTTCGGTTCTGCTCGCAGGTCCGCTCGCTCGACCGCACGCGGCATGTGCCGATCCTGCTCATGGTCGATCCGGGAGACGAGGCCCGTCTCATTCGCGGGCTCGACATGGGCGTCAACGATTACCTGATGCGTCCGGTGGATCGGCACGAGCTTCTGGCGCGCGTCAGAACCCAGGTGCGCCGCAAGCGGTTCTCGGACCATTTGCGCAACCAGATCCGCGAAAGCGTGGAGCTATCCGTCACCGATCCGCTGACGGGACTGTATAACCGGCGCTACATGGAGCGCCATCTCAAGACGCTGATTGCGGACGCCGAGCGTACCGGGCGGTCGCTTTCGATCCTGATCGCGGATATCGACCACTTCAAGCGCGTCAACGATACCTACGGCCATGACGTTGGTGATCTGGTGCTCAAGGAGTTTTCGGACCGCTTCCGGCGCTATACACGCGGCGTGGACCTGGCGTGCCGGCTCGGCGGGGAGGAATTCCTGATCATCATGCCCGACACCGACAAAGTCGTTGCCAGGCAGGTGGCCGAGAGGGTGCGTGAGTGTGTCGCAGTCCACCCCTTCAGCATCGGTCCGGGCGAGGAAACCTGGGTTACGGCAAGCGTCGGTCTTGCAACCTGGGAGGGAGAAGGGGACACCTCGGAGGCTCTTTTCAAGCGGGCGGACAGCGCCCTTTACGTTGCCAAGCGGCAGGGGCGGAACCAAGTTGTCGCAGACGCGGCCTGA